The Nocardia sp. BMG51109 nucleotide sequence AGCGGTTCCAGCAGCCGGGCCGCGTTCTGCGCCGTCGATCCGGAGATGGCGATGCCCAGCAGGAACGCGCCGACCGCGGTCGAGACGTTCAGTTCCGAGGCCAGCCCGGCCACCAGCAGCGCCGCGCCCAGCAGTTGGAGCAGGAACACCTCCCGGTCGGCAGAGTCCACGAGGGCCGACACGTACTTGCCGAAGCGCAGCGCCATCAGCAGCACGACGGTGATCGCCAGCAGCGCGACCGCCAGCGTGCGCAGCCCCGCCAGATAGCCCATGCCCGCCAGCAGCGTCGTCAGGATCGGCAGATACACCGCCATCGCCAGGTCCTCGAACACCAGGATGGACAGCACCACCGGCGTCTCCCGGTTACCCAGCCGGCCCAGATCGTTGAGCACCTTGGCCGCGATCCCCGACGACGAGATGTAGGTGACCCCACCCAGCGTGACGGCGCCGACGAGGCCCCAGCCGAGCAGCAGCGCCACCACGACGCCCGGTGTCGCGTTCGCGACGATGTCGACCAGACCGGCGAGCCAGGAGCGCCGCAGTCCGGTCACCAGCTCCGGCGCGGTGTACTCGAGGCCCAGCAGCAACAGCAGCAGCACCACGCCGATCTCGCCGGCCACGTGGCCGAACTCGCTGGCCGACTGCAGCTCGATCACGCCACCCTTGCCGAACGCCAGGCCGCCCAGCAGATACAGCGGGATCGGCGACATCCCGAACCGGCCGGCCACGCGCCCGAGCACACCGAGGACGAACAGGATCGAACCGAGTTGGACCAGGGCTAACGCGGTGGCGCCCACCGGTTCACCCGTCGGTCAGAATCGCCAGGGACGCGTCCAGCCCGTCGGGTGTTCCGACGACGACCAGGAGATCGCCGGCGGACAGTACGAAATCCGGGCCCGGCGACGGGTGCACCTGTCCTGCCCGCATCGCCGCGACGATGGAGGCCTTGGTCCGGGTGCGCATCCGCGTCTCCCCGAGCATGCGGCCCTCGTACGGCGACTGTTCACCGACCGGCAGCTGCCGGGTGACGATGCCCGGCATGTCACGGTGGTCGGCGTTCAGCTTCTCGACCAGTTGCGGCGCACCGAGCAGGTTGGCCAGGGCCGCGGCCTCGTCGGTGGTCAGCGGGACCTGCGCGGCGCAGGCGTCCTGATCCTCCTGTTTGGACAGGATCAGGTCGAGCCCGCCGTCGCGATGGGCGACGACACCGACCCGGCGACCCGACCGGACCTCGAAGTCCTTGCGTACCCCGATCCCGGGCAGCGCTGTCACATCGACGTTCACAGATCCAGACTAGGCGGATGTCCGGGTTCGGCGGCTCAGGCGGTCGGTGGCGGCGACGGCGCGCCGAAGGTGCCGTCCGGACCCGGCCGGTATTCGGTGACGGCCGTGACCGCCGCGACCGGCAGCGGACCGTACAGGTGCGGGAAACGCATTGCCGCCGGATCGCCCGGAACACCGGGCTCCCACCGCACGGGCGCGCCGAGCCGCTCCGGATCCAGCCACAGCAGCAGCACGTCCTGCCGCCCGGGGAACAGACGGTTCGCGGGCAACCGCACCTGTTCGGGCGTGGACAGGTGGATGAAACCCTCGCTGCGCAGCGATTGCGGGCTGCGCTGCGCGGCCGACCGGTCGGCCTCCCACTCCTCCCGGGTGCACATGTGAACCAGGCTGTCCGCCTTGCCTTCTCGGGTGTTGTCGCTGTTCAGAGCGTTGTCGACGGCCATGACTCGACCCTATCCGGTCGGCGCGGCCGGCCGCACGGCCGCCGAAACCGCTGGTGGCCTCGAAGTTTGCCACTTCTGGAGTGTGATTGTCGGTGGCCCGGGGTAGTCTCCCGATAGACAACTGGATCGGCCTGTTCGCGGAAGTGGGTACCTGGATGTAACCCTGCGCTGGCCTGGTGTTCGCTGTCCGCGAAATACCTGGTCATGTTAGGGATAACACAAAGAAACATCTCCGGGAACAAAGCCCCCGTCCCGAACGTCTGACAAAGTAGTCATGAACCACTGCTGGGAAGTAGCGGTAGCGAGTCCACGGAAGGGACCGTGGGCCCCAAAACCAGGTGAACGGTCTTCTGCGCCGGGATCCAGGACGGAGGAGTCATGCCAGGAACACTGACTAGCACCCCACTGACCGCGGTCGATCGTTGCGACCGTTGCGGGGCGGCCGCGCGCGTGCGCGCGATCCTTCCCGGTGGTGGCGAGTTGCTCTTCTGCCAGCATCACGCCAATGAGCACATGGATCGTCTCCGTGAGCTCGAAGCCGTGATCGACACGGAGTCGGCACCGGCGCTGTAATCAGCTCCTTCAGTCCGCTCGACAGACAATTGAACCCTCCCACTTCGAACACCACGCAACGGGCGGCCATATGGCCGCCCGTTCTTCGTCACCGGGGCAGTCCCGCCTCGATGCCCGCGAGCAAGCGGTCCAGTCCATACCCGAAGGCGCCGTCCGGGTCGGCGGGCGCCTGGTACTTCTCCCCCACCGTGGCGCCGACCCGCGACGACAGCGGGAACTCCTCGGCGGGCATCACCCGGGTCAGCAAGGGGCCGTGCACTTCCCACCACTGCGCGTCGCTCATCTCCTGCGCGCTGCGCCGCGCGGCGACGGCCATCCGGGCGTTGCCGGTCGCGAATTCCGACAGCACCGCGATCACCCGATCCATCTCCAGATCGGTCATGCCCGCACCGTCCAGGGCGGCCAGCTGCCGCTCGTAGCGGCGCATCCGGCCCGGCCCCAGCACCAGCCGCCACGGCGGCACCTCCAGCAGCCAGGGATGCCGCAGCAGTTCGGCACGCACCTGGCCGGTGATCGCCGCCAGCCGCTCGGGCAGGGGCCTGGACGCGTCGATCGGCGCGTCCTCGGCGGCGACCTCGTCGACCATCAGGATGATCAGCGCCCACTTGCTGGGCACGTAGGTGTACAGGGTCATCGGGCCGAGGCCGAGTTCGGCGGCGACGGCGCGGATGGACACCTTCTCGTAGCCGTCCCGGTCGGCGATCGCCACGGCGGCGCGCACCACCTCGTCGACACTGACCCCCTGCCGCGGGCCGCGAGTGGACGAGCGCGGTGGCAACTCTCGGCGCCACAGCAGGTTCAGCAGCTGTTCGGCCTGGTCGACGGCCGATTGTTCGGCCACGGCACTCCTCGGGGAATATCGGTACGATGTACGAAGTTAGAATACCTCGTACGTCGTACGCAGATCCGAAGGGGGCTGCCCTGCCTACCACCCACGCCACGTATCTGCCGGATCGGCACATGTTCGCGCTGTGGACGTGGACCGGTTCCGGTCCGGGCCATCCGCCCACCGCGGAGATCGAGCCGGTCCCGCTCGCCGTGCCGGCGACCGGCGATGCGGAGATCGCCGTCGTCGCGGTCGAGTGCACACTGGCCGAACCCGAGCGCTTCGCGGGGTTGCCCGTCGCCGATCCGGGGCCGTCGGTCATTGCCTGGCGCAGGATTCTGGATGCCGACCTGGCTGCGGACCGAATCGCGACCGGTACGGACGGCACGGAAACCGACACGGAACAGACTGCGACCACCGCAGGCCCCACGGCGGACGCCGAAGGCTCCGCACTGGGCGTCGGCCGCATCACGGCGCGTGCCGACCACACCGCACTCGACGCCGACCACACTGCGCCGGGCGCTGTGCACAGTGCGATCGGCGCGGACCGCACCGCGAGCAACGCCGGCGTCACGACCTGGATCCACCGCACAGCGACCGACACGAAGCGCACTGCGGCCGAGGCGGGTTCGACGACCGACGCCGAGCGCGAGGCGGCGAAGACGGATCGCGCGGCGGCCGAGTTGCCGCCCGCCGGGCACGCTGTACCGAATGCCGCGGGGACGGCGATCGTCTCGGCCGAGCGAGCGGTGCGGGCCTGCACGGGGACTCAGGCCGTCGCGGGCGAACTACGCGCAACGCTGAAGGCCGAACTGCGGCCCTATCAGGCGCGCGGAATCGCCTGGCTGCGCGAGACGGTCGCCGCGCACGGTGGGGCCGTGCTCGCCGACGAGATGGGTCTGGGCAAGACGGTGCAGGCGATCGGGTATCTGCTCGGTCGCGCCGGCGCGGGGCCGCAGTTGGTGGTCTGTCCGACCTCGCTGGTCGGCAACTGGGTGCACGAGATCGAGCGGTTCGCGCCGGGGCTGCGTCCGGTCATGTGGCGCGGTGGTGATCTCGATGCCGCCGAACCGGGGACGATCGTGGTGACCGGGTATCCGACGCTGCGCGGGCACGGCCGCATCCTGGCCGAACAGCAGTGGGCGACCGTGGTTTTCGATGAGGCGCAGGTGCTGAAGAATCCGCGGACGCAGGTGTCGCGGGCGGCGCGGGCGCTGGCGGCCGATGCCCGGATCGCGCTCACCGGCACTCCGGTGGAGAACCATCTCGACGAGCTGTGGGCGTTGCTCAATCTCGTGACGCCCGGGGCGTTCACGCACAAGGCGCAGTTCCGGCGGCGGTTCGTGCGGCCGATCCACGAGGGCTCCACGGCGGCCGCGGTCCGCCTGCGCGACACTATCGAACCGATCGTGCTGGCACGCAAGAAGATTCAGGTGGCGGCCGCCCTGCCGCCGAAGATCCACTGCGATCTGGTCTGCGATCTCACCGGTGAGCAGCAGCGCCTCTACGACGAGGTGCTCGACCGGGCCGAGGCCGACGGCTTCGGCAGTGGTGCACAGCGGCACACCCGCGTGCTGGCGGCGCTCACCGCCCTCAAGCAGGTGTGCAACCATCCGGGGCTGGTGAGCGGGGACTTGGACGAGTTGACGGGCCGCTCCGGCAAGTTCGACGTCTGTGCCGACATTTTGGCCAACAATCTCGATACCGGTTCGCCCACACTGGTTTTCACGCAGTACCGGCGCACCGGAGAGTTGCTGGTCCGGTACTGTGCCGAGCAGCTCGGGGTCGCGGCGCCGTTCTTCCACGGCGGGCTGAACGCGACCGAGCGCGGCGAGATCGTGCGCCGCTTCCAGTCCGAGGACGGCCCACCGGTGCTGGTGCTGAGCCTGCGCGCGGCCGGTACGGGGCTGACGCTGACCCGCGCCGCCGACGTGGTGCACTACGACCGCTGGTGGAATCCGGCCGTCGAATCCCAGGCGTCCGACCGGGCACACCGGATCGGCCAGACCCGCCCGGTCACCATCACCACGCTCACCACCGGTACCACCGTGGAGGAGCACATCGCCGGCATGCACGGCCGCAAGTCCGCCCTCGCCGACCTCACCGATACCGGTGCGGCGGGCGGCGATTCGGGCATCGCCGCCCTGGCTCGCCTGGACGACGACCATCTGCTGGATATCCTGCGCCGGAAGCGAGTGAACTGACTTGGCCGACAACGAATTCGGATACACCGCCTGGGGTATGGACTGGGTGCGCCTGGCCGAGCCGGTATCGATCTCGCGGCCCGAACCGCTACTTCCCCGGGCGCGCAGCGTCGCCCGCAACGGCGGAGTTCAGCTGGAGCTCGAAGGGCGGACGGTGCGCGCCGCCATCCATCGCGGATCCGAGGCATCGGTAACCTATCTCGAGGTGGAACCCCTGTCCGCCGAGACGATCGGGGCGGTTTCGGCCCGGATCCCCTCCGGCACGGTCGAACTCCCCGACAGCGCGCACCGGGCACTGCGCGACGCGGGGATCTCCGTGGCCCCGCGGCTGCATAACAGCGATTGCTCCTGCTCGGCCCGTAAGTCCCGCTGCCTGCACCTGCTCGCCACCTGCTATGCCCTCGCCCGTGCCGTGGACGAGAACCCCTGGCTGGCCCTGGAGTTACAGGGATACCGGGACACCGACAACGCCCCCGCCGACACCGACGCGCCGCCACCCCGCTGGACACCGATCGACACCCTCGATCCCGCGATGTTCTTCGGTCCGGTCCCGGACGGGAGTGGAAGATCCGCGAATGTGCATGAGGGACAGTAACTTCTGCGTATCTCCCGCACCAGTACACGCCCGTCCAGGCAGTCTCGGCTACCAGCGGAGCATGGGGAGCGGTCGCGTCGGGTGCCGGAGACCGTAGGCTGCGGCGTATCGCAGGAGGAAGGTGTGGAACCCGAGGTACGGCAGCTCGGCGACAACGGCTTTCACCTCCGCCCGGCGCACCGGACCCCGGCCGGCGTCGATACGGTCGGCGACCCGGAAGGTCTCCGTCCTCCGGTCGCCGGTGCGCCGCAGCCGATGATGGTCGAGAACCATCGCCCGCACCCGTCGATATCGGTGACACCGAACTCCTCGGCCGACGCCGCCCCGAGATCGGCGGACGGCGCCAGGTAGTCGAACGCCCGATCATGCGCCCATTCTCCCCACCAGCTCACCGGCCGGTTTCGAAGACTCATGGGCTGCCGTCCGGTCGAAGGCCACTCGACACCACTGAATGGCCTCGTACCGAAACCCGTTCGGCGCGAGTCCGTTTCCGTCTTGCGATTACCCAGCGTAGGAAGGAGTCGTCGACCCGTGGGCCGGTCGAACCCGCCACCGCCGAGGCCGGCGGTGACGGCATCCCGTTCGCCCCGGCGTGAAGAGCAGTGCCGGGCCGGTTCCCGGAGTCACGGACACCGGCGTGCCCCCCCATCGAGGAACGCAACCTCGGCACATGCCGTAGCGTCCCGGCTTCGCCTGCGTGTCGCTGCGACACCGACCGGATCGATCGGACGAATGAGCGACCGCCGGCCGCTGTTCGACGACCATCCGGGGCGACGGAATCGAGCTAGCCAAATTTGGCTACTCGAGCTACGGTCGACCTGTCAACACATATGGCTGGTCAGGAGATCGGATGTCTGCGATAAGGCCCTACGTCATGGTCGACGATGCGCGCGTATACGGTGCGTTCCTGGAACGCACCTTCGGTGCACAGGTGTCGACCATGATCCCCTTGGAATCGAACCCGGAGCGGGTGATCCACGCCGAGGCGCGCATCGGCGACAGCTCGGTGTTCTTCGCCGACTCGGGTCCCGACGGCGGCCGCTGCCTGAGTTCACCCGCCGAGCCGGTGCACGTCCAGCTGTGGGCCACGGTGCCGGACCCGGACGGTGTCCACGACCGGGCGATCGCCGCCGGCGCGCGGTCCGCGGCGGCGGTCACCATCCAGGACGACGGTAGCCGCACGGGTGGCTTCGTCGACCCGTTCGGCACACTGTGGTGGGTCACCACCCTCGCCTGATGGGTCAGGGCCGAAGGAGGTAGCTTGCGTAACCACGTAGGCCCCCATCAGGCGCGGAACAGCACCGCCTGATACCTCGAACAGGAGACTCCCCGTGACGGCGGTTCGATTGCTCGTTCTCGGCGCGGTCCGGCGTCGCGGCCGCGCGCACGGCTACCAGGTGCGCGCGGACCTGGAGTCCTGGGGTGCACACGAATGGGCCAGGGCCACTTCGGGTTCGGTGTACAACGCACTGAAATCCCTGACCAGGGACGAGCTGCTGCGCGTGCACGGCACCGCACCGAGCGAGGCGGGTGGGCCACCGCGCATGGAGTACGAGGTGACGGCCGGCGGCGAGCGGGCGTATCTCGAGCTGCTGCGCTCGGCGCTGGCCCGCCGCGACCCCCGAATGGACGTGCTCGCCGCGGCCGTGGGGTTCATCGACGATCTGTCCCGTACCGATGCCATTGCGCTGCTCGAAGAGCGAGCCGGTGAGCTGGACGAATGGCGGGCGAGCATCACCACCCACCTTCCGCCGGACACCGATCTCGACACCTGGGGCCCGGTCGGCGAGGTCATCGGCCTGTGGCTGGACACCGCCGACAGCCGGGCGGCGTGGACCCGGCGACTGATCGGACGGCTCGAGGACGGCGCCTTCCGGATGGCCGACGACTGAGCGGATCAGCCGGCGCGGCGGGCTCGGAAGCGGAAACTTGTTGCGGTGGTGTCTATTTCGATACCGGTGAAACCGGCGCGGGTCAGGCGGTCGGTGAGCGTGTCCGGAGGGACCGGGACGCAGGTGTCGCCGATATGGAGCAGGCGGAAGCCGAGGCGGTCGATGCCGTCGCTGCCGGCGAAGGTGCCGTCGGGGCGGAGTACCCGGAACGCCTCGGCGAACAGGGCGTCCTGCTGTGCGGGCGAGGGCACGTGGTGGAGCATGGTGAAGCAGACGACCGAGCTGAATTCTTCGTCCGGCAACGGCATTGCGGTGCCGTCGCCGTCGAGTACCCGCATCCGACCGCTCTTGCGTTCGCGTAGGCGGGTCGCGAGTGCCGGGTCGATTTCGAGCCCGGTGAGCTGCGGTACGCGATGGCGCAGTGCCTCGACGTTCGCGCCGTAGCCCGGCCCGATCTCGAGGGCCGAGTCGCCCAGGTCGACGTCCGAGACCGCCCACGGCACGATCTTGGTCGCGCTGGTGCGTTCCCACGCGGCGGAGCGGCAGAGCAGGCGGTGCGGCAGATTCATTCCCATGAGCCGACGGTAGGAGCCCGCGACGCTGGCCGCGAGACGCTACGCTGACAGATCGTGTCGCTAAACGGTCAACCTCCGAATGCCGCGGCTCCCACCGGCCCCACCGCGATGATGTTCGGCGTGGGCACGCTCCCCGCCGGGTACTGGTTCGAGCCGCATCGGCACCCGCAGCACCAAATCGCTTGGGCCTCACGAGGAGTCCTGGCCGTGGAGGCCGACGGCGGACAGTGGGTGCTGCCGCCGACCCGGGCCCTCTGGATTCCCGGCGGGCTGGTGCATCGCACCGGCACCTCCGACGGCGCGGCCATGCGCGGGATCTTCGTCGAACCGGACCGCTGCCCGGTGCGGTTCGCCGCACCCGCGCTGCTGCGGGTCGGCGGCCTGCTGCACGAGCTGTTCGACTACCTCACCGGAGGGAACTACGAAAAAGGCAGCGCCACAGGTGAACTGCACGGTGTCCGCGACACCCTCGACCCGGATCGCCGGCGACGGGCCGAGGCGGTGGTGTTCGATCTCCTCGAACCGGTCGAGGTGATCCCCGTGGGCGCGCCGATGCCCACCGACCCCCGGGCGCGAGTCGTCGCCGAGGCACTGCTGCACAACCCGACCGACGACCGGACGCTCGCGGAATTCGCCCCGCAGGCCGCTGCCGGCCCGCGCACGCTGGCCCGGCTGTTCCTCACAGAAACCGGAATCACCTTCGGGCAGTGGCGAACCCAGATACGCTTGGCGGCCTCGTTACCACTATTGGCATCCGGACTCCCACTGGCCCGCATCGCCGACCGAGTCGGCTACGCCTCCCCCAGCACCTACGTCGCCGCCTTCCGCCGCGCGGTCGGCATCTCACCGGGCCGATACTTCGCTCGCTGATGCCCGAGCGTCGCTGCGCATCCGACCGTCCCGAGGACACCGCCGACCACCGGAACAGGTACAGCGCGAAGTCCTCGTCGCCACGGCAGCGGCCGTCGTGCGCGAAAATCGCATCATAGTCCATCGCCGCGTCGGGGACCGGCCGATCCTGTGGGTCCATGTCTCAGAGCAAGGCCACGACCGCGGCGATCGGCGAAGCCACGTTCACCACCCGAACTACATCCGGCGCAGCGCCGAGATGCGCTGGGACAGTTGCTCCGTGGTCGCCAGGGCCGTCGGCGGCCCACCGCATTCGCGGCGCAGCTCGCCGTGGATGACGCCGTGCGGCTTGCCGGTGCGGTGGTGGTGCATGGCGACCAGGCTGTTGAGTTCGCGGCGCAGTTCGCTCAGGCGGTCGGCGGTGGCGACCCGCTCGGCCGCGGCCGCGGCGCTCGGGCCGGGTTCCGGCGCCGGGGCCGCGGCGGCCTCGCTGCGCTCGCTGATCTGGCGGGTCTGGCGCTCGCGCAGCAGCGCGCGCATCTGCTCGGCATCCAGCAGGCCCGGGATGCCGAGGTAATCCGCCTCCTCGTCGCTGCCGACGAACGTCGCGGTGCCGAACGAATCGCCGTCGTAGATCACCTGATCCAGCTCGGCGTCGGCGGCCAGCGCGACGAACTTGCGCTCCTCCTCGCCCGGCTCGTCCTCCTGCTTGTTGGCCTCGATCAGCAGTTCGTCGTCGAGGCCGTCCTTCTGCCGATGCGGTTTGCCGATGACGTGATCGCGCTGGATCTCCAGCTGCGCGGCCAGATCCAGCAGCACCGGCACCGACGGCAGGAAGACGCTCGCCGTCTCCCCCTGCCTGCGGGCGCGGACGAAGCGGCCGATCGCCTGGGCGAAATACAGCGGCGTCGAGGCGCTGGTGGCGTATACGCCGACGGCCAGGCGCGGCACGTCCACGCCCTCGGACACCATGCGCACCGCGACCATCCACGGCTCGGTATTCGCCGCGAACTCGCCGATCCGGCCCGACGAGCTGGGATCGTCGGACAGCACCACCGTCGGCTTCGTTCCGGAGATGTGCTGCAGCAGCTCGGCGTACTCGCGGGCGCGGTCCTGATCGGTGGCGATCACGAGGCCGCCCGCATCGGGCATGCCGGTGGCCCGCAGCTGGCGCAGGCGGGTGTCGGCGGCGGTGAGCACCTTCGACATCCAGTCACCGGCCGGGTCCAGCGCGGTGCGCCAGGCCCGGGCCGTCTGTTCCGCGCTCAGCGGCTCGCCCAGGCGGGCCGAATACTCCTCGCCCGCGCTGTCGCGCCAGTGCGCGTCGCCGGAGTAGGCGAGGAACACCACCGGACGCACCACGCCGTCGGCCAGCGCCTCCGAGTAGCCGTAGGAGTAGTCGGCGCTGGAGCGCGGGAAACCGGATTCGTCGGGCTCGTAGGTGACGAACGGGATCGGCGAATCGTCGCTGCGGAACGGAGTACCGGTCAGCGCCAGCCGGCGGGTCGCGTCGTCGAATGCCTCGGCGACCGCGTCGCCCCAGCTCTTCGCATCGCCGGCGTGGTGGATCTCGTCCAGGATCACCAGCGTGCGGCGGTTCTCGGTGCGCACCCGATGCTTGAACGGATGCGAGGCGACCTGGGCGTAGGTGACGGCCACGCCGTGGTAGTCGCCGGACGTGCCGCCCGTGGAATTGGAGAAGTTGGAGTCCAGCGCGATCCCGGCGTAGGACGCCGCGGCAGCCCACTGGTGCTTGAGGTGCTCCGTCGGCGCGACGACCGTGATCTGATCGACCGTGCGGTCGGCCAGCAGCTCCGAGGCGAGCCGCAGCGCGAACGTCGTCTTACCGGCGCCCGGCGTCGCCACCGTGAGGAAATCGCGTGGCTGCGACGTCAGGTATTTGGTGAGAGCCCTGCGCTGCCATGCACGTAACGAACCAGCACCACCCGAAGTCACTCCACAGAGGTTAGCGACCCCCACCGACACCAAGCCAATCCGACGCGCGCTCGGCTTCGACCGCCCGGCGGATTCGCCGATCGCGCCCGGCCGATCACGCCGGCTGCGGAAGGGGTTGTGCCACCTGCTTTCTCCCTCGGCGGCTCGGCCGGCGCGCCATCGGCCGCCGACGGCGCCACGCCCGGTCCCGGGGATATGTGAGATGGCCCACCGCTCCGGACGGCACACGCGACACGTTCTCCAGCCATTTGCCTATACGGCACGGCCGTGGGCGATGCTGTAGGCACGATGAATGCGCACGACGGACCTGCCGCCCGCCGCGCCGCAGCCGGTCCGGTTGCGGCGGTTCGTCGTCGCATCGGGCACGCGCTGCACCGGACCTGGCAGGTCATCGCGCGTGTCGCGGTGAAGGCGTGGAACGATTCGATCTTCGCCAAGTCCGCCGCGGCCGCGTTCTGGCAGACGCTGTCGCTGGCGCCGCTGCTGCTGGGGCTGCTCGGCAGCCTCGGCTATGTCGGCGGGTGGTTCGGGCCCGACACGGTGGAGATCGTCGAGAGCAAGATCATCAGTTTCAGCCGGAACCTGTTCAGCTCGACCGTGGTGGACGACCTGATCGCCCCGACCGTCGCCGATGTGCTCGGGCGCGGGCGCGGCGCCGTGGTGTCGTTCGGGTTCGTGCTGTCGCTGTGGGCCGGTTCGTCGGCGATGGCGACCTTCGTCGATTCCATCGTGAGCGCCCACGACCAGCAGGACGCCCGCCACCCGGTCTGGCAGCGCATCTTCGCGCTGCTGCTGTACGTGCTGTTCCTGGTGGTCGCGGTGTTCGTGCTGCCGCTCGTGGCGCTGGGCCCGACCCTCATCGGCCGGGTGCTGCCCGATAGCTGGCGTGAGCCCGGGTTACAGCTGCTCGACGGCTTCTACTACCCGGCCACGGCGCTGTTGCTGATCGTCGGGCTGACCACGCTGTACAAACTCGCCCTGCACCGGACGCTGCCGTGGCACCGCCTGTTCGGCGGCGCGCTGGTGGCGGGCCTGTTCTTCATGGCCGCCAGCGAAATCCTGCGGCGCTACCTGGCCTGGATCACCCGCGCCGGGATCAGCTACGGCGCGCTGGCCACCCCGATCGCCTTCCTGCTGTTCACCTTCTTCCTCGGCTTCGCGGTGATTCTCGGGGCGGAGTTCAACGCCACCGTGCAGGAGTTCTGGCCGGCCCGCACCACCCGGTTCGAACAGCTGCGGCGCTGGCTCGGCAAACAGATGCGCAACAACGGTCCGGCGCCGGGAGACGACACTCCGCCGACGGCATCACCGAAGAAACCGGCGCGCACGGACCGGACGCAGACCCTGCGCATCATTCCGTAGCAGACGAGGAACGCCACGTTCGGCACCGCCGCGTCCGCCAGGTGTCGTCGCATGTCACTGCCCGAGGAGCGGGCGTCTTCCGGGGACTGTCGAGCCGGCGGGCACGTCTCGATCAGGCGGCCCTGACCGCCGTCTTCACCGACACGCTCCGCGGCCTCGTCCGCAAGTAGGCGGTGCACCCGCTCGCGGCGTGCGGGCCGCCAGCCACAGCACGGCCGGGACACCGGCCCATTCGATCACCGGAAGGCGAATCGGATGGGGGCGCGGTGAAACCGGCGAACCGATCGACCGCCGCACGACACCCCACACTCCTGTCCCTCGACGGAAGGTTCTACCGTGGCCCCCACCGCTCCTCGAACCCCGGATCCGCATCCCAGCCGGCGGCGGATCCTGTCCATGATGGCCGCCGCACCGATCGTTCCGTCTGTCGGTGCGCTGAGTTCCGCACCGGCGGGCGCCGCCCCGGCGGACCGCCCGAACATCCTGGTCATCATGACCGATCAGGAACGCGCCGACGTCGTACTGCCGCAAGGTTTCACCCTGCCCGCGCGGGCCAGGATCGAGGGTGGCGGGTGCGGTTCGCCATGCATCACACGCCGACCGCGCCGTGCACGCCGGCCCGCTCGACGTTCTTCACGGGGCTGCACGCGCCGGACAGCCGGATGACCGACAACGTCAAGGGCAACGATCCGATGGGGCAGTTGCTCGGCGGAATGAGCACGGCGAGCGCCGATCTCGACACCGCGATACCCACGCTCGGCACCGTGCTGAAGAAGTCCGGCTATCGCACCGCCTACATCGGCAAGTGGCACCTGTCCGATCCCGTCGGCC carries:
- a CDS encoding TetR/AcrR family transcriptional regulator translates to MAEQSAVDQAEQLLNLLWRRELPPRSSTRGPRQGVSVDEVVRAAVAIADRDGYEKVSIRAVAAELGLGPMTLYTYVPSKWALIILMVDEVAAEDAPIDASRPLPERLAAITGQVRAELLRHPWLLEVPPWRLVLGPGRMRRYERQLAALDGAGMTDLEMDRVIAVLSEFATGNARMAVAARRSAQEMSDAQWWEVHGPLLTRVMPAEEFPLSSRVGATVGEKYQAPADPDGAFGYGLDRLLAGIEAGLPR
- a CDS encoding PadR family transcriptional regulator, which encodes MTAVRLLVLGAVRRRGRAHGYQVRADLESWGAHEWARATSGSVYNALKSLTRDELLRVHGTAPSEAGGPPRMEYEVTAGGERAYLELLRSALARRDPRMDVLAAAVGFIDDLSRTDAIALLEERAGELDEWRASITTHLPPDTDLDTWGPVGEVIGLWLDTADSRAAWTRRLIGRLEDGAFRMADD
- a CDS encoding DEAD/DEAH box helicase gives rise to the protein MFALWTWTGSGPGHPPTAEIEPVPLAVPATGDAEIAVVAVECTLAEPERFAGLPVADPGPSVIAWRRILDADLAADRIATGTDGTETDTEQTATTAGPTADAEGSALGVGRITARADHTALDADHTAPGAVHSAIGADRTASNAGVTTWIHRTATDTKRTAAEAGSTTDAEREAAKTDRAAAELPPAGHAVPNAAGTAIVSAERAVRACTGTQAVAGELRATLKAELRPYQARGIAWLRETVAAHGGAVLADEMGLGKTVQAIGYLLGRAGAGPQLVVCPTSLVGNWVHEIERFAPGLRPVMWRGGDLDAAEPGTIVVTGYPTLRGHGRILAEQQWATVVFDEAQVLKNPRTQVSRAARALAADARIALTGTPVENHLDELWALLNLVTPGAFTHKAQFRRRFVRPIHEGSTAAAVRLRDTIEPIVLARKKIQVAAALPPKIHCDLVCDLTGEQQRLYDEVLDRAEADGFGSGAQRHTRVLAALTALKQVCNHPGLVSGDLDELTGRSGKFDVCADILANNLDTGSPTLVFTQYRRTGELLVRYCAEQLGVAAPFFHGGLNATERGEIVRRFQSEDGPPVLVLSLRAAGTGLTLTRAADVVHYDRWWNPAVESQASDRAHRIGQTRPVTITTLTTGTTVEEHIAGMHGRKSALADLTDTGAAGGDSGIAALARLDDDHLLDILRRKRVN
- a CDS encoding cation:proton antiporter, encoding MGATALALVQLGSILFVLGVLGRVAGRFGMSPIPLYLLGGLAFGKGGVIELQSASEFGHVAGEIGVVLLLLLLGLEYTAPELVTGLRRSWLAGLVDIVANATPGVVVALLLGWGLVGAVTLGGVTYISSSGIAAKVLNDLGRLGNRETPVVLSILVFEDLAMAVYLPILTTLLAGMGYLAGLRTLAVALLAITVVLLMALRFGKYVSALVDSADREVFLLQLLGAALLVAGLASELNVSTAVGAFLLGIAISGSTAQNAARLLEPLRDLFAAIFFVAFGLNTDPKAIPPVLVWALLLAVVTTVTKIGTGWWASARQRIGLMGRARAGAALVARGEFSIVIAGLAVTVGAMDEKLAALASAYVLFMAVLGPIAARVAEPVVRSVQRLRRPAPVGG
- a CDS encoding SWIM zinc finger family protein produces the protein MADNEFGYTAWGMDWVRLAEPVSISRPEPLLPRARSVARNGGVQLELEGRTVRAAIHRGSEASVTYLEVEPLSAETIGAVSARIPSGTVELPDSAHRALRDAGISVAPRLHNSDCSCSARKSRCLHLLATCYALARAVDENPWLALELQGYRDTDNAPADTDAPPPRWTPIDTLDPAMFFGPVPDGSGRSANVHEGQ
- a CDS encoding DUF952 domain-containing protein, encoding MAVDNALNSDNTREGKADSLVHMCTREEWEADRSAAQRSPQSLRSEGFIHLSTPEQVRLPANRLFPGRQDVLLLWLDPERLGAPVRWEPGVPGDPAAMRFPHLYGPLPVAAVTAVTEYRPGPDGTFGAPSPPPTA
- a CDS encoding cation:proton antiporter regulatory subunit; the encoded protein is MNVDVTALPGIGVRKDFEVRSGRRVGVVAHRDGGLDLILSKQEDQDACAAQVPLTTDEAAALANLLGAPQLVEKLNADHRDMPGIVTRQLPVGEQSPYEGRMLGETRMRTRTKASIVAAMRAGQVHPSPGPDFVLSAGDLLVVVGTPDGLDASLAILTDG
- a CDS encoding class I SAM-dependent methyltransferase, whose protein sequence is MGMNLPHRLLCRSAAWERTSATKIVPWAVSDVDLGDSALEIGPGYGANVEALRHRVPQLTGLEIDPALATRLRERKSGRMRVLDGDGTAMPLPDEEFSSVVCFTMLHHVPSPAQQDALFAEAFRVLRPDGTFAGSDGIDRLGFRLLHIGDTCVPVPPDTLTDRLTRAGFTGIEIDTTATSFRFRARRAG